The DNA region TACATGTTGGTATTATATTGGCCAATCACCATATTATCCATTGCAGTGGCAAAGTACGCATTGACCAATTAGACCATAGTGGAATTTATAACCAAGACCTAAAAAAGCATACCTACAAGTTAAGGGTAATTAAGAAGATATTTTAATTTACAATTAATTATAAAAAAAGCCTTCTGCAAATCAGAAGGCTTTTTTTATTTAATACTATATAGTTTCTAACTATTTAGATGCGTCCCAAAGGGCTTTCATTTCTTTGTACTTATCATCCATCTCTAAATTTTCGTACATGCTCATTAAAGTTCTAACTACATCTATATTATCTTTCTTAAGACCATGGGCTTTTTCAAAATAAGGTAAAGCTTGCTTGTACAACTCTACTTGTTTTGCTTTAATTTCATCATACTTTTTAAAGTTGCTCAAATTAGCATTCATTTCTTCAACCAACTCTTTGTCTTTTACCAACACTAAAGCTCCCATATTCAAATAAGCATCAGCATAATTAGGGTCTAACTCAATTGCTTTTTCATAATTAGCTTTCGCTTCTTCCAATCTCCCTTGTTCTTGGTTAATAACACCAACATTAAAATGTAAGCTAGGGTTATTAGGATCTTTGGTAATAGCTTCTTTCATAAGAGCAACAAATTCATCCTTATTCTCCAATTTTAATTGAATATTAGCTTCAGTAAAGATTAAATCAGTATCATCAGGATTAACTGCTCTAGCCTCTTGTACCGCAGCAATAGCATTTTCCGTCTCGCCTTTTTCAACTAAAATCAGAGCAATATTTTTGATAATATCCGCTCTTTTTGATGGTGAGGTTTCTGACTTTGCATCTTTATACTTACCAGTCTTAACCATTAAATCCATTTGCGATTTGGATGCAAAATTTTCCTTCTCATTAGACTCAGTGTTAATTGCAGAATAAGTAGTGGCAATATTAGTGTATCCTAACTCTTTCAACTTGTTAAAATGTTTTAAAGAAGTATCAAAATCTTTATCTAAATAAGCTGCAGTTGCAGCATACTCTAAAAATACAGTATCTTTTTTACTTAAGTTATAGGTATCTAATAATGTTTTTTTAGCAGAAGCATAATCTTTGTCTTGATATTCCTTAATACCTTTATTGGAAACTTCTGCAATTAATGCGTTGAGCATGGGTTGTGCTTCTTCAGTATATTTTTGCTTACCTATTTCTTTTTCGAAACTTATAAGGTTTTGAAATGCTTTTGCCGCAGTGTCAAAAGCACTAGTAGCTTTACCCGGATCTTTTTTTCCTAACTGATAATACGTTTGAGCTTTTAAAAAATAAAATTTAGCTTTTAACTTTTCATCAGCATTAGCAATTAATCCTTCAGCTTGATCTACTGAAGCCTTAGCCGTTGCAAAATCTTCCTTCTTAAATGCCTTTTCGGCAGCTTTTAATTCATCTTTTTGTGCGAATATTGACAGACTGATTGTAACTGCCAACATCGATAGTACTAGTTTCTTCATTTTTGTTTAAAATTTAGTGTTCATTTTTGTTTGTTATTCTTCTTGATCACTTGTCTGATCGGTTTGGTTATTTTCAATATCCGTGCCAAGTTCTTGTTCTTCGTCCTCATCCTCGTCTTTTACAACTTTAGCAACAGCGGCAATAGAATCATCACCTTTAATATTTATCAATTTTACACCTTGAGTAGCCCTACCCATAACACGTAAATC from Aureibaculum sp. 2308TA14-22 includes:
- a CDS encoding tetratricopeptide repeat protein, whose translation is MKKLVLSMLAVTISLSIFAQKDELKAAEKAFKKEDFATAKASVDQAEGLIANADEKLKAKFYFLKAQTYYQLGKKDPGKATSAFDTAAKAFQNLISFEKEIGKQKYTEEAQPMLNALIAEVSNKGIKEYQDKDYASAKKTLLDTYNLSKKDTVFLEYAATAAYLDKDFDTSLKHFNKLKELGYTNIATTYSAINTESNEKENFASKSQMDLMVKTGKYKDAKSETSPSKRADIIKNIALILVEKGETENAIAAVQEARAVNPDDTDLIFTEANIQLKLENKDEFVALMKEAITKDPNNPSLHFNVGVINQEQGRLEEAKANYEKAIELDPNYADAYLNMGALVLVKDKELVEEMNANLSNFKKYDEIKAKQVELYKQALPYFEKAHGLKKDNIDVVRTLMSMYENLEMDDKYKEMKALWDASK